GCTGGATGCAGAAGGTAAATTCCTGATTCCGGGGATCATAGATGATCAGGTGCATTTTAGGGAGCCGGGGCTAACACACAAGGCAGAGATCTATACGGAAGCCAAAGCTGCTGTAGCTGGTGGGATTACTTCTTTTATGGAGATGCCGAATACGGTGCCTAATACTTTGACTCAGGAGCTGCTGCAAGACAAATACGATATAGCCGCTGAGCGATCATTGGCGAATTATTCTTTTTTCATGGGTGCGTCCAATGACAACCTAGAGGAGGTATTGAAAACGAATCGACAAGATGTCTGTGGGATCAAGGTTTTTATGGGATCGTCGACTGGCAATATGCTGGTGGACAATGAGGAAACTCTGGAGCGACTTTTCTCAAGAGCGGAACTGATCGTAGCAGCACATTGTGAGGACGAAGGAACCATACGTGCGAATATGGAGCTATATAAAGAGAAGTATGGAGATGATATTCCGTTTACAGCACATCCGTTGATCAGAAGCGAGGAGGCTTGTTATTTGTCATCCTCTAAGGCTGTGGCTCTGGCGCGTAAGAACAAAACCAAATTTCATGTACTTCACATCTCGACGGCCAAAGAAACGGATCTATTTGATAACGACATCCCGTTGAAGGATAAGTTGATTACATCCGAAGCTTGTATCCATCATATGTGGTTCAATGATGAGGACTATCTGACAAAGGGAGGAAATATCAAATGGAACCCTGCTGTGAAGACCGCTTATGATAGAGATATGGTTTTTCAGGCGATGCTGGAGGACAAGATCGATATCATCGCGACAGATCATGCGCCTCATACGATAGAGGAGAAGAATAATGGCTATTTGAATTGTCCTTCGGGAGGGCCGTTGGTGCAGCATGCTTTGCCAGCTATGATGGAGCATTATCTAAACGGAAAAATATCTATCGAGCGGATGGTAGAAAAAATGTGTCACAATCCTGCGATCCTTTTCGAGGTAGAGAAGAGAGGATATATCAGGGAGGGATACTACGCCGATTTGGTATTGGTAGATAGTCATGATGTATGGTTGGTAGACAAAGGAAATGTATTGTCAAAATGCGGTTGGAGCCCATTTGAAGGATATAAGTTTCGATCTAAAATCACGCATACCTTTGTGTCTGGACATCTCGCCTATGAGAATGGAAAGTTCAATGAAGAGCAGAAAGGAATGCGCTTAAAATTTGATAGAAAATAAATCTGAAATATGTTTTGAAAAGTGTGATTCACTTTTCTATTTTTGCACTCCCTTAACGAAAGGGATATACGGTGGTTGTAGTTCAGTTGGTTAGAACGCCTGATTGTGGTTCAGGAGGTCGTCGGTTCGAGCCCGATCTTCCACCCGTTGAAAACGAAGCAGTTACATTAATTTGTAACTGCTTTTTTTATGTCCTTGCGTGCTTTTTGCGTGCTTTTTTACAAATCGTAATTGTTTGCAATCGTTTTACTTCAATGCAAATACAGCATAGATCCCAGAAGAAGTAGTTGATTTACATATCTTGCGATGGGGCAGTTGGTAGCTCGTAGGTATCATAAACCAAAGGTCTCTGGTTTGAGTCTTGCTGTAAACACTCATAAATTCAGGTTGTTTCCTAAAAGCAGCTGCTTTTTTTATTCCCATTGTTAAAATTAGGTTAAACAAATTTAAGGTTGATACATCATTTTTGATTCAAGGGTCTATTATTCAATTTGCGTTTCCAATCCCGCTATTATTCTCTTGATTTTTGAATGGTTTGCACAATCGAGCAAATCAAATAAACAATGAGAGCAAAGTTGAAATAGTTAGTTTTCTAGCTTTGGGTTGATATAAACTCAATAAGCTTGACTATGCGAAGATGGATTCTATTGCTGGGCATTGTACTCAGTTCTTTTTCTGGTTTCTCTCAAGAGAAGGAAAAGCCACCTAATTTTCTATTTATCGCTGTGGATGACCTCAATATCTACAACAGCCCAATGGGTAACTATCCGGGAAATTTTCTTGAGAAAATCTATCCGAGTAAAATGAAGAGAAGTGAGGTGATTCAACGCTTGACACCTAACCTGGATCGATTAGGGCAGCAATCCATGATTTTTAATCGAGCTTTTAGTGCAGCTCCACTGTGTGGCCCTTCGAGAACGGCTCTGCTGACAGGTACACCTCCACATGTGTCAGGATATTATCAACATGACCAGCATTTCAGAGGATATAGTTCTTTAACTAATGTTGTAACTCTACCTCAACATCTAAAGAATAACGGATATTATACGGTAGGGATCGGGAAGGTCTTTCACAAAGGTAGAAGCTATCTAGACAGAGGAGTGTTTAGTGACTGGCCGGATCAGCTTTACTCCTGGTCAGAATGGGTAGAGGTGCATTCTGGAACTGCAGCAGGACCTGATTATGAATTTGATAAATCCGAAACTCCTTCCAGATATTGGGAAAGTGATGGTAAAAGGAGTCATAATTACACTCGATTTGGATCGACATCAGTCCCAAGAGAAAAGGCGAATGATTATCTCAATGCTCAATTCATCGCGGATTTGATTGTGAAAGGTGAAGCCATTCGTCAGGATCTTCATGGCAAAGAACGAAACTTGACTCTTCCTCAAGACAAACCTTTCTTTCTGGCTTGTGGATTATTTGCTCCTCATTTGCCATGGGTGGTTCCACAAGAGTATCTGGATATGTTTCCGATTGACGAAATGGCTATCGATCAAGACTTGTTGGATTGGATAGAAAGCGATTTAAAGGACTTATCTGCTTATGGTCAAAACAAGACTAGAAATACCCACATGGATGAGCTTCGTCGTTTTGGAATAGAGTTGGATGGAAAGGGAGGGGATATGAATGCCTGGAAAGCCTACCTGCAGGCTTATTTAGCGACGATTGCTTATTCAGACAGAAATATCGGTGTATTGGTTGATGCCATAGAACAAAACCCACAGAAGGACAACACAGTAGTGATGCTCTGGAGTGATCACGGCTATCACGTCGGAGATAAGAACCGATCAGGGAAAGTGACACTATGGGAGGCGGCCAATCATTGTAATTTGATTATTCGAGATCCTCGAATCAAAGAAAGTACAGAAGGAAAAAGAGCGGAGACACCAGTGAGCTTGCAGGACTTGTATCCTACAGTAGTCTCTTTGGCAGATTTAGATAAACCAGAGCATGTGCATGGAGTAGATTTATCATTGATCCTAAAGAATAGTAAAGAAGAGCGTGGACAACCGGTATTGAACACCAATGGGAAGGATAATCACGCCCTGCGTACAGATGGCTTCAGATACATTCGATTTAGGAATGGAGATCAGGAGCTTTATGATTTGGAAAAAGATCCTTTCGAGGAAATTAATCTTGCAAAATCTGAAAAGCATCAAGAGCTACTAAACTCTTTATATCAACAACTCAACGAAATGTTAAAGACAAGACCATGATGAAAAGAATTTTTTCGCCCTCCAAACTTCTTATTCTTTTAATTCTTACGCTGGGATCAAATGTATTTGGACAAGATCAACCAGAAACTTTCAAAAACCCTATACTAACAGGGTTTCACCCTGACCCGTCGATCTGCCGAGTAGGGGAAGACTATTACCTAGTCAACTCGAGTTTCGAGTGGTACCCTGGGTTGCCAGTTTATCACAGTAGAGACTTGGTCAACTGGGAGTTGATTGGCTATGGAATACACCGACCCAACCAAGTGCCTTTGCCAGAGGGGCTACCTGATTCACGTGGTGTGTACGCTCCTACAATCCGCTATCACGAGGGATTGTTTTATATCATCAATACTTGCGTGAAGTGCGAGGGTAATTTTTATATCACAGCTACTGATCCGGCCGGCCCATGGTCTGAGCCAGTTTGGTTGGGTACGCGAGGGATCGACCCGGAGATCTTTTGGGATGATGACGGGCAGGCCTATTATGTAGGCCATGCCAATATCACAGGAGTGAATGACTGGCCCGATAAAAATGGTGCATGGATGCAGAAGTTGGATTTGGTCGAAGGCAAAGTAGTTGGAGAAAGAAAGCAGCTCACTCACGGTCATGCCAAAAATGCCCGGTGGACTGAAGGGCCTCATATTTATAAAATCAACGGTAAGTATATGCTCCTGGTGGCAGAAGGAGGGACTGGCTTTCACCATGCGATCACGGTGCATCATAGCGATAGCTTGTGGGGGCCGTATATCCCCGATCATTCAAATCCAGTGCTAACACATAGACATCTGGGTGCAGATTATCCGGTACACTCGGTAGGGCATGGAGACTTGGTGCAGCTCCCGTCAGGGGAGTGGTGGTTTGTTGGATTGGGCAAGCGAAAGGTTGATGGTAGCACGCTTTTGGCGCGTGAGACTTTTTTGACTCCTGTTAAATTTGAAGAACGAGAAGGTTATCCGACACCCGTTTTCAATCCCGGAGTGGGGCATTTGTCCGTCGAGCAAAAGCGTCCTGATTTGCTCTGGACACCTTTTGATTCAAAAGAGCTTAAAGATGATTTTGACGGTAAGATATTGGATTTGAAATGGAATTTCCTGAGATCACCAATGACCACCTGGCATGGCTTGCATAAGGGACAATTGATCCTAAATACCCGCGCCGAGAAAATTGAAAATTTCGAAAATCCATCCTTCATTGCTCAGAGAATAGAGGATCATAATTTTAAGGCTGAGACTCAGGTATCTTTTTCGTCAAAAAAGAGCAATGAAAGTGCGGGACTGGTTCTCTATCGCAATAGCCAAAACCATTTTCAGTTGGTCAAAAAAGGAGATGAGGTGCAATTGATAAAAACCATCAGAGGTAAGCAGAACGTTGTAAAAAGGCAAAAAGTGAAATCTAACAAATTGGTATTAGGAGTTGAGAGCTCAGGAGTGAAAGCTGTCTTTTCTTTCAAAGAAGAGGATGGAAAACGCATCGAATGGGATGAAGAACTGACTTTGCTGTCAGACGAAGTAGCAGGTGGCTTCAATGGCCCGTACATCGGCATGTACACCACCAGCGACGGACAAAAATCAAAATCCAAAGCCTATTTCGATTATTTTATATACCAAGGGAAAGACAATGATTAACATACAAAGTAGGTGGTTTTATTCATTCATAATTGCAGGGTTGCTTGCTTGCGAACACAAAATAAAGGAAGAAGTTGTAACTGTATCCAAGCCTAATATTATCTATATACTAGCTGACGATTTAAGTTATAAAGATTTAAGTGTTTTTGGTCAATCTCAGTATCAAACGCCTAATTTGGATGCGCTTTGTAATCAGGGCATTCGCTATGATCAGGCCTATGCGGCGGCTGGAGAATGTGCCCCCTCCAGAGGAACACTTTTGACAGGTCTTCATACAGGGCATGCTCCGATACGTCAAAACAGTAGTGTCAGAGGACAGGATCATTTAAGGGATGAGGACATCACTATCGCCGAAGTGCTGAAGTCAGCAGGCTATCAGACTGCCTTTGTGGGTAAATGGGGGATAGGCCAGCCGGGTACGGAGGGAGTCCCATACAAACAAGGGTTCGATTACTCTTTTGGATTTTATGATCAGGTGCGAGCGCATACTTACTTTCCAAATTTCCTCTGGGAAAATGACCAAAAGATCGAGTACCGAGCCAATCAGGGCTTTAATATGCAGAAACGCTATGATAGCAACGTTCGTGAACCGGGCCCAGAAGTACTCAATGAGTATACAGCAGAAGGGAAATTGGTTCTCAGTGAGGTAGCTGATCCAAATGGAGCTGTTTTTTCTGAAGCGGAAATGGAGAAGAAGGCTTTGTCATTTGTGGATCAAAATGCGGAACAACCGTTCTTCCTCTACTATGCTACTCAGTTACCCCACGGGCCTGTCATCATTGATAGTTTAGGCGCGGACATGAACAATCGAAAAGATCTACCACTTAAGCAAAGAGAATGGGCGGCAATGGTTCAGCGTCTGGATTACTTTACCGGTCAGTTAGTAGCCAAACTGAAGGAAAAAGGAGTCTATGAAAATACCCTGATCGTATTTTCGTCTGATAACGGTTACTCCATGGCTGGATACATGGGCAGGGGTAATGCGCCTGATTGGGAAAATGATCCCTGGTTGGATAACAAGGGTCCATTCAGAGGGGGTAAGTTTTCAGTGCTAGAGGGAGGGTGCAGAGTCCCCATGTTTGCGCATTGGGCAGGTAAGATCGAGCCACAAGTGTCTCAGACTCCTGTTTGGTTACCAGACTGGTTTGCTACTTTTGCGCAGCTGAGTGCAGCTGACTCGGTACCTATCAATGATGGTGCAGATCTACAAGCAACCTGGAGTATGCAAGAAACTCTTTTACAAGACAGAGCCTTATATTTTTCTAGAGGTAGGGAACAGGCTGTCCGAAAAGGAAAATGGAAAGCTTACCGAAAGACTCCGGATCATGATGTTGAATTATATGATATAGCGAATGATAGCTATAGTCAAAACAATCTGGCCAATGATTACCCAAAAGTAGTTCAAGAGCTCACTCATGTACTCAATGATAGCCATACCCCATCTCAGTGGTACTGGGACCCATGGGAGAACAGGATAGAATATGATGCCAAGAAGCAATTGGCCCTTGAAACAAATCAGATACTACCTGTCATTCGACCCAATAGTATCCAAAAGTTACCTTGGGAAAAGTAAAAAAAAGAGGCTGATTCATTTAATGAATCAGCCTCTTTTTTATTGAATCTGTCTGAATTCTTAAAACTCTTTATTCCCAAACTCACTCTCTGCAAATTTCGCCTTGTTTTTTAGCTTATTGAATTTGTAGCTGACATTGATCATGATAATATCTACCTCATAAACGTAATTGGTCGTGGTATAGAAGGCCTTGCGTACTCCATCTGCTGGATCGATATAGTCACCAGATGTGCTTATGCGCTGCTCATTGGTATCAAGTAGCCCCATGTCCATATTGAGCCATTGTAGAGTAGTGGAAAGTCTTTCATCCAGAAATGATTTGCTCAAAGTCAAATTAGGTGAATAGAAACGAGAGTCTTTGCCTTGTGCAGTGATCCTTTCAGATAGGTAATTAAGTGACCATTGTAGATCCATCGTAGGCGATAGAGCAAATGTGGTGTTGATATTGGCTAAATATTGCCAGGCTTTGGGGTTAATTTTGGTTTGGTTAAACTCCCCGTCAATTTGATAGTGGTAGATGTTGGTTCCAGCATAGAGTGTCCACCATTTGGTTAGGTTCATTTCTGTACCGATTTCCAATCCAAAAGCTTTGCCTCGACCCACGTTGGTGTAGATTCTATTCAGTACTGTATCACTATCCACTGTATTCACTCTGTTGATGACGTTTTCTGTGTTTCTGAAATAGGTAGTTGCAAAAAATGATTGATTCTCAAAGTCTTTAATTATCCCCAATTCGACTAAGTCTATGAATTCTGGTAATAAATTGGCATCTCCTTGCTCTAGTGTTTCTGAATGCTCCTTTTCTTTAAAAGGATTCATTTTGAAGGTAGTAGTCCGTTCTACTCTTTTACTATAAGCGGATTTGATTTTAAAATCTTCGCTTACGGCATATTGTAGACTAGCTGATGGGAAAAATCTAAAATAATCGTAATTCAGTACCTGTCTTTGGTCTCCAATGCTCCGACCGATGTAGTCTAGTTTTCGATCCATTAGTTCAGTTCTCAATCCAATTCCATAGTTCCATTGGGCACCTTCTCCATCCAGATTGATGTAGGCAGAGTGTATGCTTCTTTTTAGGTTGAGATTGCTTGAATACTCGGGTACAATATTCCAGGAGTCAGAATCAAAATCATAAGCCTCGTACAAAAAGTCTCCCTGATGATCAAGGTGTCTGAATTGATACCCTACTGTCCATTGTCCCAATAGGGTGGGGGCTAAATCATAGTCTAAATTGAAACGTGTACCATAAAGTGGATTGTCATTGGTATTATACTCGTCATTATAGATGCTTTGATCCTGACGCCAATTGGTAGCGAGGTTTCTATTCGTGGTAGGGCCTCCTAGGAGGGTGTATTCGTACAAAGCGGAAAGACTTAGCTTAGATTCATTGGAGAATCGGTGACTGTAATCAAAGCTACCAAGGGCAAAATCACCAGTACGAATGCGGAGGTTTTCATTGTAGTAATCGAATGCGCTGATCTGACCTCCGTCTGGCAACTGATAGGTTTTGTTGTCATAGTAGATGTCAGCCGTTCGGTCTTTTGATCTTTTTCCTCCATATATGCTGATATTAAAGTCATTTCTCTCATTTGGGTGGAAACCCACAGCCATGCGACCTGAGTAGTTGGTTTCGTCAAAACTTCTCTCTCCATCAGAAGGGAACTCGGTACGTTTGTCTCCGATTTCGGTCCAGACATCACCTTCTCTTCGACCAGATTTGTCGTTTCTAAGATAGCTGCCGCCTAATGCGAGATCCCATTTGTCCTTTCGGTAATTGAGAGTAAAGTCAGCTCCATATCGCTGAGCGGCCTCTTTGTTGTCATAAGGTTCGATGCTGGGTAGACCGACCTTGACGTTGACCTGAGCAAACAGCCCATCTGTGGCATTTTGTGTGGTAATGATGTTGATAATTCCAGCTTTTCCTTCTGAGTCATACTTGGCAGATGGTGCAGTGATGATTTCTATGTTCTTAATGGAGTTGGCGGGGAGTTGGTTTAACAAAAGTGCTGGGTCAGACTGTATGGGTTGGCCATTGAGAAGGACTACAAAACCTGTACTGCCACGCACAGACATATTTCCTTCTGCATTGATGCTAACTGAGGGCATGTTGCGAAGCACGTCAGTGGCAGTGCCTCCCTGGCTATTTTGGAACTGGTCTGCTTCGAAGACCTGGCGATCCAGCTGATGCATGGTGGTTACTTTTTGACCAGATACGACCAGTTCTTGGAGGAGTTGTTCATTGGGAGACAGGGCAATTGCTCCAAGGTCCAATGCTTGTTTTTTGTCAATAGATATACCATCGATCGTTTTGTCTTCAAAACCCATGAACTGAATGGTAAGTGTATAATTGCCTGCTTTCAGATCATTCAAAGAGAAGGCACCATTCATATCCGAAACTACCCCTTTGACAAAGGACTGAGTATTAGATTCGTAAAGAATGACGCTAGCAAACTCTATGGGCGCTTGTTCAGAATCGTCAACCAATCTACCCGAAAGAGTCGATTGGGCGAGGCAGAATTGGGAGGTTAAGGCGGATAGAATTGCAATTAGTATTTTTCTCATTGATGTCGAATTTATTTTTTCAACAAAGAAAAATTACATGATGATATCCGCTTCGCCTTATCATCCTAATCTCTAGCACTATTGTTCATTTATAGGCTGAAGGCCAATTTTCTATCGATTTGATCTCGATGTCTTTGTAAAAAATCTCGGCTCCTTCCGATTGTAAAATGATTTTTCCTTTCTCTAGTGGAAGTAAATTTCCTTCTTCATCGATCATTTTCGAATTGAACAGTCGCATCACTACACGGCCATTGACCACATAGATGGATTGATCCTCTAGACAGAGCAGTTCGATTTCATTCCATTCGCCATGTTTGTTTTCATTGT
This is a stretch of genomic DNA from Reichenbachiella ulvae. It encodes these proteins:
- a CDS encoding arylsulfatase — its product is MINIQSRWFYSFIIAGLLACEHKIKEEVVTVSKPNIIYILADDLSYKDLSVFGQSQYQTPNLDALCNQGIRYDQAYAAAGECAPSRGTLLTGLHTGHAPIRQNSSVRGQDHLRDEDITIAEVLKSAGYQTAFVGKWGIGQPGTEGVPYKQGFDYSFGFYDQVRAHTYFPNFLWENDQKIEYRANQGFNMQKRYDSNVREPGPEVLNEYTAEGKLVLSEVADPNGAVFSEAEMEKKALSFVDQNAEQPFFLYYATQLPHGPVIIDSLGADMNNRKDLPLKQREWAAMVQRLDYFTGQLVAKLKEKGVYENTLIVFSSDNGYSMAGYMGRGNAPDWENDPWLDNKGPFRGGKFSVLEGGCRVPMFAHWAGKIEPQVSQTPVWLPDWFATFAQLSAADSVPINDGADLQATWSMQETLLQDRALYFSRGREQAVRKGKWKAYRKTPDHDVELYDIANDSYSQNNLANDYPKVVQELTHVLNDSHTPSQWYWDPWENRIEYDAKKQLALETNQILPVIRPNSIQKLPWEK
- a CDS encoding glycoside hydrolase family 43 protein — its product is MMKRIFSPSKLLILLILTLGSNVFGQDQPETFKNPILTGFHPDPSICRVGEDYYLVNSSFEWYPGLPVYHSRDLVNWELIGYGIHRPNQVPLPEGLPDSRGVYAPTIRYHEGLFYIINTCVKCEGNFYITATDPAGPWSEPVWLGTRGIDPEIFWDDDGQAYYVGHANITGVNDWPDKNGAWMQKLDLVEGKVVGERKQLTHGHAKNARWTEGPHIYKINGKYMLLVAEGGTGFHHAITVHHSDSLWGPYIPDHSNPVLTHRHLGADYPVHSVGHGDLVQLPSGEWWFVGLGKRKVDGSTLLARETFLTPVKFEEREGYPTPVFNPGVGHLSVEQKRPDLLWTPFDSKELKDDFDGKILDLKWNFLRSPMTTWHGLHKGQLILNTRAEKIENFENPSFIAQRIEDHNFKAETQVSFSSKKSNESAGLVLYRNSQNHFQLVKKGDEVQLIKTIRGKQNVVKRQKVKSNKLVLGVESSGVKAVFSFKEEDGKRIEWDEELTLLSDEVAGGFNGPYIGMYTTSDGQKSKSKAYFDYFIYQGKDND
- a CDS encoding outer membrane beta-barrel family protein, which produces MRKILIAILSALTSQFCLAQSTLSGRLVDDSEQAPIEFASVILYESNTQSFVKGVVSDMNGAFSLNDLKAGNYTLTIQFMGFEDKTIDGISIDKKQALDLGAIALSPNEQLLQELVVSGQKVTTMHQLDRQVFEADQFQNSQGGTATDVLRNMPSVSINAEGNMSVRGSTGFVVLLNGQPIQSDPALLLNQLPANSIKNIEIITAPSAKYDSEGKAGIINIITTQNATDGLFAQVNVKVGLPSIEPYDNKEAAQRYGADFTLNYRKDKWDLALGGSYLRNDKSGRREGDVWTEIGDKRTEFPSDGERSFDETNYSGRMAVGFHPNERNDFNISIYGGKRSKDRTADIYYDNKTYQLPDGGQISAFDYYNENLRIRTGDFALGSFDYSHRFSNESKLSLSALYEYTLLGGPTTNRNLATNWRQDQSIYNDEYNTNDNPLYGTRFNLDYDLAPTLLGQWTVGYQFRHLDHQGDFLYEAYDFDSDSWNIVPEYSSNLNLKRSIHSAYINLDGEGAQWNYGIGLRTELMDRKLDYIGRSIGDQRQVLNYDYFRFFPSASLQYAVSEDFKIKSAYSKRVERTTTFKMNPFKEKEHSETLEQGDANLLPEFIDLVELGIIKDFENQSFFATTYFRNTENVINRVNTVDSDTVLNRIYTNVGRGKAFGLEIGTEMNLTKWWTLYAGTNIYHYQIDGEFNQTKINPKAWQYLANINTTFALSPTMDLQWSLNYLSERITAQGKDSRFYSPNLTLSKSFLDERLSTTLQWLNMDMGLLDTNEQRISTSGDYIDPADGVRKAFYTTTNYVYEVDIIMINVSYKFNKLKNKAKFAESEFGNKEF
- a CDS encoding dihydroorotase — protein: MAKYTLIKNAKLVNEGEILAHDVLIKDQMIEKVGYDLSHETATVLDAEGKFLIPGIIDDQVHFREPGLTHKAEIYTEAKAAVAGGITSFMEMPNTVPNTLTQELLQDKYDIAAERSLANYSFFMGASNDNLEEVLKTNRQDVCGIKVFMGSSTGNMLVDNEETLERLFSRAELIVAAHCEDEGTIRANMELYKEKYGDDIPFTAHPLIRSEEACYLSSSKAVALARKNKTKFHVLHISTAKETDLFDNDIPLKDKLITSEACIHHMWFNDEDYLTKGGNIKWNPAVKTAYDRDMVFQAMLEDKIDIIATDHAPHTIEEKNNGYLNCPSGGPLVQHALPAMMEHYLNGKISIERMVEKMCHNPAILFEVEKRGYIREGYYADLVLVDSHDVWLVDKGNVLSKCGWSPFEGYKFRSKITHTFVSGHLAYENGKFNEEQKGMRLKFDRK
- a CDS encoding sulfatase — translated: MRRWILLLGIVLSSFSGFSQEKEKPPNFLFIAVDDLNIYNSPMGNYPGNFLEKIYPSKMKRSEVIQRLTPNLDRLGQQSMIFNRAFSAAPLCGPSRTALLTGTPPHVSGYYQHDQHFRGYSSLTNVVTLPQHLKNNGYYTVGIGKVFHKGRSYLDRGVFSDWPDQLYSWSEWVEVHSGTAAGPDYEFDKSETPSRYWESDGKRSHNYTRFGSTSVPREKANDYLNAQFIADLIVKGEAIRQDLHGKERNLTLPQDKPFFLACGLFAPHLPWVVPQEYLDMFPIDEMAIDQDLLDWIESDLKDLSAYGQNKTRNTHMDELRRFGIELDGKGGDMNAWKAYLQAYLATIAYSDRNIGVLVDAIEQNPQKDNTVVMLWSDHGYHVGDKNRSGKVTLWEAANHCNLIIRDPRIKESTEGKRAETPVSLQDLYPTVVSLADLDKPEHVHGVDLSLILKNSKEERGQPVLNTNGKDNHALRTDGFRYIRFRNGDQELYDLEKDPFEEINLAKSEKHQELLNSLYQQLNEMLKTRP